The Crocosphaera subtropica ATCC 51142 genome includes a window with the following:
- a CDS encoding BRCT domain-containing protein translates to MINPLIYEIGTLILVLGASGINYRQLRNSRLKREATLLNQQKELTQENENLSEKLQQLDSLNEELRQKNNNLQQDYTHIKQQVTALEENVSQLHDEKNNLSKTIKQEQDKVNVAQQTNQSLQQQKEQLEITYKKDLSNLEQKLESLQKDQEKTNTQLQETSKSNNSLNQELKTIIAKREELENSLNRQQETVASLEKQLETVSQEKNSLEKELQQRIKTITEEKQSLENSLNQQQKTIASLEKQLETVSQEKNSLEKELQQQIKTITEEKQSLENSLNQQQETVTSLEKQLETVSQEKNSLEKKLQQQIKTITEEKQSLENSLNQQQEIISSLEKTRKTLEKENNSLQQEQQESQKVYDEKDELKKQLKQQEEIVTKLQNQLNTIEQEKETVETQLKQEIEKIAKDKEKSSKGKIEETENISDVNKKTESGEKKSKKKAEESQEKIKNEIILEGKKLVVVGSLNSMNREIAKSLVQQAGGTLTSSPSSRTHYVVVGKNPGDKLKKAQKLGIAQLSEDQFLEALAATGITEINQE, encoded by the coding sequence ATGATCAACCCATTGATTTACGAAATTGGTACATTAATCCTTGTTTTAGGAGCTTCTGGTATCAACTATCGTCAGCTTCGTAACAGTCGTCTAAAACGAGAAGCAACCTTATTAAATCAACAAAAAGAGTTGACTCAAGAAAATGAGAATTTGAGCGAAAAATTACAGCAACTTGATAGTCTTAATGAAGAACTGAGACAAAAAAATAATAATTTACAACAAGATTATACTCATATTAAGCAACAAGTGACAGCTTTAGAGGAAAATGTTAGTCAATTGCACGACGAGAAAAACAATTTATCTAAGACGATTAAACAAGAACAAGATAAAGTTAATGTAGCTCAACAAACAAATCAATCGTTGCAGCAACAAAAAGAACAATTAGAAATAACTTATAAAAAAGATTTATCTAACCTAGAACAAAAACTAGAAAGTCTTCAAAAAGATCAAGAGAAAACCAATACTCAATTACAAGAAACCAGTAAAAGCAATAATTCTTTGAACCAAGAGTTAAAAACAATAATAGCTAAACGAGAAGAATTAGAAAATAGTTTAAACCGACAACAAGAAACTGTTGCTTCCTTAGAGAAACAACTAGAAACTGTATCTCAGGAGAAAAATAGTTTAGAGAAAGAACTACAACAGCGAATTAAAACGATTACCGAAGAAAAACAGTCTCTAGAAAATAGTTTAAATCAACAACAAAAAACTATTGCTTCCTTGGAGAAACAACTAGAAACTGTATCCCAGGAGAAAAATAGTTTAGAGAAAGAACTACAACAGCAAATTAAAACGATTACCGAAGAAAAACAATCTCTAGAAAATAGTTTAAATCAACAACAAGAAACTGTTACTTCCTTGGAGAAACAACTAGAAACTGTATCCCAGGAGAAAAACAGTTTAGAGAAAAAACTACAACAGCAAATTAAAACAATTACCGAAGAAAAACAATCTCTAGAAAATAGTTTAAATCAACAACAAGAAATCATCTCATCTCTAGAAAAAACACGGAAAACCTTAGAAAAAGAAAATAATAGCTTACAGCAAGAACAACAAGAAAGCCAAAAAGTTTATGATGAAAAAGATGAGCTTAAAAAACAACTCAAACAACAAGAAGAAATAGTTACAAAATTGCAAAATCAACTCAACACAATAGAACAAGAAAAAGAAACCGTCGAAACTCAGCTAAAACAAGAAATTGAGAAGATTGCTAAGGACAAAGAAAAGTCCAGTAAAGGTAAAATAGAAGAAACTGAAAATATTTCTGATGTAAATAAGAAAACTGAATCAGGAGAAAAAAAATCGAAAAAAAAAGCAGAAGAAAGCCAAGAAAAAATAAAAAATGAAATTATTTTAGAAGGAAAAAAACTGGTCGTAGTCGGTAGTCTTAATAGTATGAATAGAGAAATAGCCAAATCCTTAGTGCAACAAGCAGGAGGAACACTAACCAGTTCTCCAAGTTCTAGAACCCACTATGTTGTTGTTGGCAAAAACCCTGGAGACAAACTGAAAAAAGCACAAAAACTAGGAATTGCTCAACTGTCAGAAGACCAGTTTCTAGAAGCATTAGCAGCAACAGGAATAACAGAAATTAACCAGGAATAA
- the gnd gene encoding decarboxylating NADP(+)-dependent phosphogluconate dehydrogenase, with amino-acid sequence MTKRTFGVIGLAVMGENLALNVESRGFPIAVYNRTASKTEEFMKTRAQGKDVKAAYSLEEFVQILERPRKILVMVKAGAPVDYVIEDLKPLLEEGDMIIDGGNSLYEDTERRTKDLESTGLGFVGMGVSGGEEGALNGPSLMPGGTKAAYEELEPILTKIAAQVDDGPCVTFVGPGGAGHYVKMVHNGIEYGDMQLIAEAYDIMKNAMGLSNQELHEVFKEWNTTDELNSFLIEITADIFKYVDPDSNKHLVDLILDSAGQKGTGRWTVVSSLELGVPIPTMYAAVNARVMSSYKEERKAASQQLTGPEIKFDGDKKAFINKVRDALYCSKMCSYAQGMALIAKASAEYYNNQVSLPESARIWKGGCIIRAGFLDKIKKAFVDNPNLPNLLLAPEFKQTILDRQDAWREVLILANQVGIAVPAFSSSLDYFDSYRRADLPQNLTQAQRDYFGAHTYERVDKPRGESFHTEWAA; translated from the coding sequence ATGACAAAGCGAACCTTTGGTGTCATCGGCTTGGCGGTGATGGGAGAAAATCTCGCCCTCAATGTCGAAAGTCGCGGTTTCCCTATTGCTGTATATAACCGTACAGCAAGTAAAACAGAAGAATTCATGAAAACTCGGGCTCAAGGCAAAGATGTCAAGGCGGCCTATTCATTAGAAGAATTTGTACAAATCTTAGAACGTCCCCGTAAAATCTTAGTAATGGTCAAAGCAGGTGCGCCTGTTGATTATGTTATCGAAGATTTAAAACCTCTTCTAGAAGAAGGAGATATGATCATCGATGGCGGTAACTCCCTTTACGAAGATACCGAAAGACGGACTAAAGACTTAGAATCAACTGGTTTAGGTTTCGTTGGCATGGGTGTCAGTGGCGGTGAAGAAGGGGCCTTAAATGGTCCTAGCTTAATGCCTGGCGGTACCAAAGCAGCCTACGAAGAATTAGAACCCATTTTAACCAAAATTGCTGCACAGGTAGATGATGGTCCCTGTGTTACTTTTGTCGGACCTGGTGGTGCTGGCCACTATGTCAAAATGGTTCACAACGGCATTGAGTACGGTGATATGCAGTTAATTGCAGAAGCCTACGACATTATGAAAAATGCCATGGGCCTAAGTAACCAAGAATTACACGAAGTGTTCAAAGAGTGGAATACCACCGACGAACTTAATTCTTTCTTAATTGAAATTACCGCCGATATCTTCAAGTATGTCGATCCTGATAGCAACAAGCATCTGGTTGACCTTATTTTAGACTCTGCTGGTCAAAAAGGTACGGGTCGCTGGACTGTGGTAAGCTCCTTAGAATTAGGGGTTCCCATTCCCACCATGTACGCTGCAGTGAATGCACGGGTAATGTCTTCCTACAAAGAAGAAAGAAAGGCCGCTTCTCAACAGTTAACTGGGCCTGAAATTAAGTTTGATGGAGACAAAAAAGCCTTTATCAACAAGGTAAGAGATGCTCTCTACTGCTCTAAAATGTGTTCCTATGCTCAAGGGATGGCTTTAATTGCTAAAGCGTCTGCTGAGTATTACAACAATCAAGTTAGCTTACCTGAGTCTGCCCGTATTTGGAAAGGGGGTTGTATTATTCGGGCTGGTTTCTTAGATAAGATTAAGAAGGCTTTTGTGGATAATCCCAATTTACCTAACCTACTGTTAGCCCCTGAGTTTAAGCAAACTATCTTAGATCGTCAAGACGCATGGCGTGAAGTGCTTATATTGGCTAATCAAGTCGGTATTGCTGTTCCTGCTTTTAGTTCTTCTTTAGACTACTTTGATAGCTATCGTCGCGCTGACTTACCCCAAAACTTAACCCAAGCACAACGGGACTACTTTGGGGCGCACACCTACGAACGGGTTGATAAGCCCAGAGGTGAATCTTTCCACACTGAGTGGGCTGCTTAG
- a CDS encoding DUF1517 domain-containing protein, giving the protein MNAWGDRLNKFTGKTRFVVCRIFVHLAGDDIAPLLGVLNRMAREAIDTEGDLEVIGEGLVQICQNLLQSSLYWQSAANEGDFFWQEGEAGDYFTELFTDSAQRYLSEAMLSEEDENSPLSFPVTRNLVVMITVAFTGEEPDLETNLADREALEYGLKALINLHYQNRLEAIQIHYSPAQFGDELTNDQLLLNFSELIPL; this is encoded by the coding sequence ATGAATGCTTGGGGCGATCGCCTTAATAAATTCACTGGAAAAACCCGTTTTGTGGTTTGTCGTATTTTCGTGCATCTTGCTGGAGATGACATTGCTCCCTTGTTGGGAGTGCTTAACCGTATGGCGAGAGAAGCCATAGACACAGAAGGAGATTTAGAGGTCATTGGAGAAGGTTTAGTTCAAATTTGCCAAAATCTTTTGCAAAGTAGCCTCTACTGGCAATCTGCTGCTAATGAGGGAGACTTTTTTTGGCAGGAGGGAGAAGCAGGAGACTATTTCACAGAACTGTTTACTGACTCAGCACAACGTTATCTAAGTGAAGCGATGCTGTCAGAGGAGGATGAAAATAGTCCCCTTTCGTTCCCAGTGACTCGTAACTTGGTGGTCATGATCACCGTAGCCTTTACGGGAGAAGAACCTGATCTCGAAACCAATTTAGCCGATAGAGAAGCCTTAGAGTATGGGTTAAAAGCCTTAATTAACCTTCACTATCAAAACCGGTTAGAAGCCATCCAAATTCACTATTCTCCGGCACAGTTTGGAGACGAACTCACCAACGATCAATTATTACTCAATTTTTCGGAACTCATACCCTTATGA
- a CDS encoding Gfo/Idh/MocA family protein, with the protein MKTRLAILGVGRWGTHLVRNFLAHPQAEVVAIADPIIDNLTTIQEKFSLDPQSILFTSDWQSIKSKVNLDALVIVTPASTHYPLIKDALQSGFHVLAEKPLTLDPRECLELTHLAKQQQRQLMIDHTYLFHTAVNQGKLTVEEGKLGELRYGYASRTHLEPVRQDVDALWDLAIHDISIFNHWLGQYPHQVQAQGKIWLQGDRRTSLSPDGLADMVWVTLHYPRGFQATIHLCWCNPDKQRRLCMVGSEGTLIFDELSKDEPLVLQQGYIQRKGENLIGQGQQKQVIPVEKAEPLKAVCDRFLESVKTNIACEFSSARVGTKLVQILTGLSRSMAENGAIISIPELDFSLE; encoded by the coding sequence TTGAAAACTCGACTAGCTATTTTAGGGGTTGGACGTTGGGGAACCCATTTAGTCCGCAATTTTTTAGCTCATCCACAAGCCGAAGTAGTGGCGATCGCTGATCCGATTATTGATAATTTAACAACGATTCAAGAAAAGTTTTCCCTTGATCCTCAATCTATTTTATTCACATCAGATTGGCAAAGCATCAAATCAAAGGTTAACTTGGATGCTCTTGTGATTGTCACCCCTGCTTCAACCCATTATCCTCTCATCAAAGACGCTTTACAATCCGGTTTTCATGTGTTGGCTGAAAAACCGTTAACCCTTGATCCTAGGGAGTGTTTAGAGTTAACCCATCTGGCCAAACAGCAACAGCGACAATTGATGATCGATCATACCTATTTATTCCATACTGCTGTCAATCAGGGTAAATTGACTGTAGAGGAGGGAAAATTAGGGGAATTACGTTACGGTTATGCTAGTCGGACTCATTTAGAACCAGTCCGTCAAGACGTGGACGCACTTTGGGATCTAGCAATTCACGATATCAGCATTTTTAACCACTGGTTGGGTCAATATCCCCATCAAGTACAGGCACAAGGAAAAATTTGGTTACAAGGCGATCGCCGTACGTCTTTGTCTCCTGATGGTTTAGCGGACATGGTTTGGGTAACATTACATTATCCTAGGGGATTTCAAGCAACTATTCATCTGTGTTGGTGTAATCCTGATAAACAGCGTCGTCTTTGTATGGTAGGCAGTGAAGGGACTTTAATTTTTGATGAATTGTCAAAAGATGAACCCTTAGTCCTACAACAAGGTTACATCCAACGGAAGGGGGAAAATTTGATTGGTCAAGGACAACAAAAACAGGTAATTCCTGTAGAAAAAGCCGAACCCCTCAAAGCAGTCTGCGATCGCTTTTTAGAGAGTGTTAAGACTAATATTGCTTGTGAGTTTTCTTCTGCAAGGGTAGGGACAAAATTAGTACAGATTTTAACGGGTTTGAGTCGTTCAATGGCAGAAAATGGGGCAATTATTTCCATTCCTGAGTTAGATTTTTCCCTCGAATAA